The Drosophila innubila isolate TH190305 chromosome 2L unlocalized genomic scaffold, UK_Dinn_1.0 4_B_2L, whole genome shotgun sequence genome segment cagcagcgatgaTGATGTCTCGCCTAAGAAGCCCGAAtcggtgccacagaaatcggAAAAGTAAACATGTTTTcctttatttagtttaattcgTAAGATAATTATGCTATAACTATCTAGTATTTACTTTGCTGTTGTCATGAAATtgtaaactaaaatataattagttgtttttattgcaaatttaatttcatattgcATGCATCATCTGCATCAATTTGTCTATAATTGGCGAATccatttataatttgatattgTTAATACTTGAATGTTGATATTTCCGAGCAAGgcttttcattgtttttattttacccGCCACGATTTGAAGCTGGAACTCTGGACAATGTCTGTTGTGTAGCGCTTCGCATTCTTGGCAACCTTTGATTCTTAATAGTTGCGGCTGTGCGACTTCGTTTTAATTTTGGAACTGTACCAACGATAAAGGGTTGATTAAATCGCTTTTGTTCCACATCATAGCCCTCTGGGATTTTTCTAAAGTTGGCATTATAAAACAGACGAAACCATATGATAAAATCATAGTTATcttgaaatttgccttttacGAGTTTTTCAATCGGTATAAGTTTATCGACGTTATGTTTTTTGAAGCCTTGCtgcaaaatttgaaaattatttacgaAATCTTTCTCTTGATTGGTTATAAACTTGACTCGTCGCAAATTAACAGAATCGGGAAATAATATATCCATAAGACAACAATAGGCGGCGCCAGTGCATAGATGATCAACCTTAGTAATATTGCTCTTTAGGCATTGATTGATCCAGAATAAAACCGATTGGCGCGACCAAAGTCTTCGGCTGGTGTAGCACGAAACTACATTTATTGCTTTATCACCGTCCGACATTTCTAAAAAGTTTACAATAAGTTAAAGCCGAATTTATTGATTATCAGTGAACTTATCAGTAGCTTACCAAATGCGTTAAAAAATTGCAAGTCcacttccttttttttcaagattggATAGCGCAAACAAGGATTTAATAAATAGAATTGGAATAGCTTTCTACAAATTTACACATAATAATACAcgaaaaagttgtttaaaatatattaaaaaaaatgtcaaaatgtaaaaattgagTCTCTATTTGATATAGACTGtgtgatataaaaaaataaaatgaaataaatgctAACAATCTAACTACTAACTCATAGCCAacattgttttataaaaatggttttttattaaaaatgcaaacctTACTTTAAATTGAGTCGCCAAATAGTGGTGCTATTTTTATCGGCAAACAAACACAtgatttcgaaaaaaatatgaaacacaACACGGGAAGAGCTCGGCGcacaattcaaatgtgaaCTTGTTCTTAAcccattttaaataatctagATAATTTTCTTAGGTTGCCAGACactcaaataaattgtttttatttatcctGAGATTTAAGGTTGCCACCTAATACTAATTAGTAATTCATCCCTGTATGTATTAGAGTTGGCATTTCTAGTTCAGTTTCTTAAACAAGCTAACTCGCTCATATAGGAATATGTAAATTATGAAGAAATCATAGTTTCATGTAAAATTATTCTAACTGTGTTTGTGTAAAACTTAAAAGTAATGTgaagaaaattacatttaaactGATAAACTGCAAAATGAACGGTATAACATTTGAATATATGAATAAGTTCACTCGTTCATTTCAACGACCCGGtcatttgaactttttcaGAACGAAACGACACAACTCTACCGCTGACCAAGCGGCCGCGTTTGCCAACGTTTTAGCTGTAGAAATTTTCACCAAGTATTTTTAGCCAAGTTGTGGTTTGGTTTTGAATCAGTGCATCAAGGATGCCGGACAGCGAACCTGATAGCGACTCGAGCAACAGCTCCAGaagtagcaacagcagcagcagcgattCCACAAGCAGCGGCTCCGGCAGCGCCAGCGACGCAGGCAGCAGCAGTCGGCCAAGTGAGAAAGAAGAAGCGACTTTGGAGCGGAAGTCGGATGAGAGTGAAGCAACTGTTAAAGAAGCGACAAGTAACGATACAGATGAGAAGAAACCAAGTGATGCAGATGCGAAAGAtgagcagcaaaagcagctgcaaaaaccagttgacaacaacaaaaaaaccgCAAGCAGCGCTGCTGACACGTCTGAGCTGAAAGAAGAAGCAGCCAATGCGGAAAAATCGGTTGAAAGGGAAAAGGAGGAGGTGAAGAAGGTTGAAGAGAGCAATTCggttgaaaacaaaacacaagcAGAGCTGGCAGAACAGGAACAGCCTAAGAAGCAACAGAAAGATGAACAGGAGCAAGAGCAGGAGTCAACGCCAGTGACCACAAATGGCAATGTAGCCCCAGATGCGACAGATGCGCCAGTTCTTGCTGTCAACTCACCAAGTAACGTGGAGGAAGGCGAAATTACCGATGTAAGTATGAAgcaatcaaaagaaaaaacagtGGGAAACCCcttttaaataatgattagATATTTATTCAAGTCAGGCAAGCGAAACATCCTTTCCAGCTGCACCTCAGCAAGATATTCCCAGCAAAGTATTAGCAAAACTagtgttaataaataattacgatataaataaaacatgaaaGAAATATTCAATCATTTAATTCCGTATTTCTAATTGatgaaaaggaaaataaaactaactaATTCTAGTAAATGTTCAatatgttggttttttttaaataaaatattttaatttatttcaaatttatgcgTTTCCAAGTCGATCTGTTCTCCttagttaaattttctaataatatgttatttagtcatgttttttttttttttaaatttatgtatacttAATGTTCCTAGATTGCATTTTTCTTAGTACCCggtttttgagttgaaaaatttatttttttgaaacttttaGCATGTTtttattagcatatctttattttttttagtccgatcttgacaagattggtattggtattggtatcaaaactcttgTTAGGAACacgattttcaaaatttaaaaaagtcaaaaaaagaaaaacatcagttttttttcggattatttgttgaaaaattccattcaaaaagtattatttttttaaaattaacaaatcggtaatattatcattagtattaattgttataatttttgtagagAATTAGGTAAGCTATAAATTCATTCCACTCTTGTTTTTGTAGAAGGAAGACGATGCTGCAGAggaatcagcagcagcaacaggagaaGAAACTGCCGCTAACAAGGACAgcaagaaggagaaggaggtcAAGTCGCCGACTGAGGAATTAACCACTAAACCACCGAAAATTGCCAGCGAGGTGCGACGACGCAGTCACAGTCGCGATGAGGAGAAGTCACGACAACGACGTCGTCATTCCAGCCGCAGTCGGAGTCGCAGTCGTTCACCGCGCAATCGGCGACGTCGACGGACGCACACACGTAGTCCACGTAGCCGTAGTGTGAGTCCAATACGAAGGCGTTCCAGTTCACTGGAGCGAAGACGCGTGGAGCGTGAGAAGCGGCATGAAGAGCGTGCCAAGCAGGATGAGGAGAGACAACGGGAGCGGGAAAAGCGTCATCAGCACCGGCGACGTGATGAGCCCCCAAGGAAGGATCGAGAGGCGAGTCCAAAGACCACTTCGCCCGCCGCTGAGAACGCTGACAACGCCACAGTCAGCGAGCCGACGGCAAAGATCAGCGAACGACAGCGGCGCACTGTGGATTTGCTCACATCTCGCACTGGCGGTGCCTACATACCTCCAGCCAAGCTGCGGATGATGCAGGCCGAGATCACGGACAAGGCATCGGCGGCGTATCAGCGCATCGCTTGGGAGGCACTCAAAAAGTCTATACATGGTTACATCAACAAGGTGAACGTGACGAATATTGCGATCATCACCAGAGAACTGCTCCGGGAGAACATTGTGCGTGGTCGTGGTTTACTTTGTCGCAGCATCATCCAAGCCCAGGCAGCTTCTCCCACATTCACACATGTCTACGCCGCCCTCGTGGCCATCATCAACTCCAAGTTTCCCAATATTGGTGAGCTGCTGCTCAAGCGTTTGGTCGTCCAATTTAGACGCGCTTTTCGACGAAATGACAAGATGGTCTGCATGTCGGCAACTCGCTTCATTGGCCACTTGGTTAATCAGCGAGTGGCACATGAAATATTGGCACTGGAGATGCTCACGCTGCTCGTTGAGATGCCCACCGATGATTCCGTTGAGGTggccatttcatttttaaaagaatgCGGCATGAAGCTCACGGAGGTCTCCTCCAAGGGCATTGGTGCCATCTTTGAGATGCTGCGCAATATTCTGCATGAGGGAAAACTGGACAGACGCGTGCAGTACATGATTGAGGTGCTGTTCCAGGTGCGCAAGGATGGATTTAAGGATCATCCGGCCATTGTCGATGATCTGGAGCTCGTTGAGGAAGATGATCAATTTACGCATCTCATGATGCTGGACGAGGCCACCGAAACTGAGGACATACTAAGTAAGTCAATCGAATAATAACACAATGATAGCAAAATTGTTAAATCCACGTCTTCtgataagtatttttaaactttttgtatCCGAGAATTTTTCTTAAACCTTTTTAAAATCTAACATTTCAATTAGCTTATTTGTTAGAAGTGATTgtattgcaaaaatattgcTATTACTCCAAAATATCAAAACCAATTCTTTCAAGATTAATTGCTATACTAATTAATCATTAATTcgcagtttaaaatttaaattaatagttttagagatataaattttgaaaaccgaaaaagaaaatgaaaatgaatacttgttttatattttttgagctATTTTCAATTGAACTGCAACTTTCTAATCTTAACTGCATTTATTAAGCGTCGTTAACAATATTAAGATATATCACTAAAACCATTGactcttaaaatattaaaaatagatttacaagttttgttttaagttCTATCACATAAACATGTTTTAATTGGCTTTTTCTCAGCTGAAGCATcatattaattagaaattgggGTATTTGGTAAAGATTACAATCTGCATGGTATATAGTGATTTTCTTATCCTTTTCCTAATTTTAAACCTTTCAGATGCCTTTAAATTTGATGAGGACTTTGCGGAGAATGAAGATAAATACAAGGCGCTGAGCTGTGAGATTTTGGGCAGCGATGCCAGTGGTTCCGGCAGTGGCTCCTCTGGCTCTGGTTCGGATTCAGGCAGCGATTCAGATGGCGAATCTGGCTCGGGAGCAGAGGCGGATGCTGAGAAGACAACGGCTGGAGATATTATAGACAACACGGAGACGAATCTGATTGCACTGCGTCGCACCATTTATCTGACCATAAATTCAAGTTTGGACTATGAGGAGTGTGCCCACAAGCTGATGAAGATGCAACTGAAGCCGGGCCAGGAGGTGGAACTCTGTCACATGTTCCTCGACTGCTGTGCCGAGCAGCGTACCTATGAGAAGTTCTATGGCCTGTTGGCGCAACGTTTCTGTAGCATTAATAAGATCTATATTCCGCCGTTTGAGGAGATATTTAAGGACACGTATCAGACGACGCATCGCCTGGACACGAATCGCTTGCGTAATGTGAGCAAATTCTTTGCTCACTTGCTTTTTACGGATGCGATCAGCTGGGATGTGTTGGAGTGCATTCAACTGAATGAGGATGATACGACGTCATCCAGTCGCATATTCATCAAGATATTGTTCCAGGAGTTGGCTGAATATATGGGATTGGGCAAGCTGAATGCCAAGCTCAAGGAGGATGTGCTGCTGGACAGTCTGGCCGGGTTGTTTCCCAAGGATAATCCTAGAAATACACGCTTCTCCATTAACTTTTTCACCTCCATCGGCTTGGGTGGCCTGACGGATGATTTGAGACGCTTCTTGAAGAATGCGCCCAAAGCGGTGCCAGCCATTAATGCTGAGATCCTGGCCAGTGGCAATCCCTTCAAGGATCCCTCAGCCGCGGACGCAGCACCCGACGCGAAATCATCTTCCTcatccagcagcagcagctccagcaGCGAAGAGGACAACAGCAGCGATGAGGATAGCGACAGTGAGTCGAGTTCCAGCTCCGAGTCCAGCGAACCGGCGCGTAAAAAGCACagcaagaaaaagaagaagcccAAAAAGCAGCGCAAGGCCAAAAAGTCCAAGGACAAGAAGAAGGAAAAGAAGTCCGACAAGGAGAAAAAGAAGTCCGATAAGGAGAAGGAAAAGGAGAAGAAAAAGGCAGCTGAAAAGAAATCGAAACACAAGCGTAAACGTGAGGAGAGCAGCagctccagcagcagcagcagcgatgaGGACAGCGACGGCACCTGCTCCTCCTCCGGCTCATcctccagcaacagcagcgacagcgatgTTCCCGAGCCACAGGCCAAAATCCAACGCaaggagaacaacaacaacagcaacacccacaaaacaaaatcgagAAGCAAACGTCTAGAGAGCGATGAGTTTAATCTGGAAGGTCCCATTGGATCACCACCTAAGCGTCAGCAGCATAATGGACATGGCGGCCAGGGAGAAAATGAGCGCAGACGGGAGGCAACTCCTGATGAAAGGCAGCTGGACCGGGAGCGAGAGCGGGAGAAGGAGAGGGGACGTGAGCGAGAGCGAGAACGTCGTGGACGACGTGCCGAGCATGATGACGGACGCAGCAAACGTGGGCGGGAAAGTGAACGTGAGAATGTACGGGAAAATGAACGTGACAAAGGCAGAGAAAATCAACGTGACAAAGGAAGGGACAGAGATCGCGACGGAGAAAGGGAGAAAGAGCGCGATCGGGATAGGGAAAGGGTACGCAACAGAGATAGGGAAAGGGAGCGGGAAAAGGAACGTGAACGAGAGCGTGACCGGGAGAGGAATCGTGAACGCGACTCACGAAATAACGCGCGAAGGGAGCGAGAACGACGCGATTCTCcacgtcgtcatcatcatcataggCGCAGCGTGTCCAAGGAGCGAGGTTGACTccacaaataaatgaaaatccCCATTGCATTTCTCGTTTAATCCGTCAACTGTGTACAAAGCAACGATCTAAAAGCTAGAGCAACAATTGTAAatgtacaaacaaaaaaatatataaaagcatcaacaaaatacaaaaactttcattaagaaattattcttttatttaaataacaagtaAGAATAATCTAGTCGAAAATACATAATGACATTCATAACTATGTCAAAACTTAAACGTTATAGTAAGTATGGATTTGATCTCGaaatctctctttctctcttcgaAGTATCTTTCATttacaaaacttaaattttccCAAAATGGTTCGGTGTTTTTCATACCCgttgaatattttcaaaaagtttgaGCTCTCGttacttaattaaaacataacCGATTTCAATGAagaagtatttttattttaatttataaattgactCCACATCccaattttgttaatttacaaaaatttccaatccattttagaaaaaattttttagaaacCTTTTTCCCATGTTTCCTCGGAAAAACagagtaaaattttgatgaggtaatttataaaaatataccaagaacttaaatactttatagggtcggagatgcctccttctgtCTGTTTCAATGTGTCTAAAGACTAACATTAAGTCTTACAAATATCTTGAGGCAAATTTATAGTAGCTGTCAATTTGGTTTTGGCTTAAAGATGACTTTAGTCTGGCCAGGACCGTGTCAAAGTCCTGCAACTCAATCTGGCTAGCATTGAAGTCACGTTGGAAAGCCTCAATGGCTGCTTCGTTGCACAAGTTGCAGAGATCGGCGCCAGAGAAGCGTTCAGTGCGTTCGGCGATCTTCTCCAGCTGCAGATTGACATCGAAGGGCATCCGAGTGCCATGAAGTTGCAACAGTGCCAGGCGGGATTTCAAGTCCGGTACAGGCACATGTATAAGTTTATCAAAGCGACCAGGACGTAGGAGAGCATCATCAATCATATCTGGACGATTGGTGGCCGCCACGACGagtatgtgttgttgttgtcctccAGCACTGACAATGCCATCCATCTCGGTGAGCAAAGTGGAGAGTATACGCAGCTGGACACTGCTACCGCCTCCGGTGCCATTGCCAACTGTACGACGACCCACAAGCGAGTCAATCTCGTCCAGAAATATCAGACAAGGTGCGTTCTTCCGCGCTGTATTGAAGATCTGTGTTATAAAGCGCTCGGCACAGCCGACGTAAGGGGAATAAACCTCAGCTGCGGATGTGGCAATGAATGTCATGTGTGCCTCCTTGGCCAGGCACTTGGCAATGGTCGTCTTGGCACAGCCAGGTGGTCCATAAAGCAGCACACCTCGGGGCAGACTCAAGCCGAAACGTGCATGCGCCTCACTATGCTGCAGTGCAGCCAAAACGGCCACTTGCAACGTGCGCTTCAGTGACTCCATGCCACCAATCATCTCAAATCCTGTTGTCATCTTCAGGACGCGCACATCGGTGGAGCGGGAGGCGCTTGGTTGGCACTGCAGCAGCGTCTGGCGGAGAAGGGACTCGAAATCATCAGAGGATGAACTGCGACTCAGCATCTTCTGTTGCAGCTGGCGTAAAAGCAACGTGAGATCGCCCACAACATAGCCCTGCGTGTGTTGGGCGACGTAGTCCAACAATGTCGGCGTCAGATGCTCTGACTGCGGTTGCTCATCCCTCCAGAGTGCAGCAAAGAATTGGCGACGTTGTTCCTCCGTGGACATCTCTATGCTCACTTCATGACCAAAGCGTCCAGCACGACGGGCTTGACTATCAACGGCATCGGGGGAACTGCTGCTGGCCAGGCACAGGATTCCTCTGCTGCGTTGAGGCAGCTCATCAATGAGCCTGTAGAGCTGTGCCGAGATGCGCAATGCATTGCCAGAGTTCTTGGTGTCGGTAGAAGACGATGACGCTGGACAGAAGAGTTCCAGATCCTCCAGCAATATAACAATTGGTAACTTTGGACGCAGTCGCTCTTTAAATGTGTGCGCCGATTGAAATATCGTTCTCAGCTGCTGCTCCGTTTCGCCGGGATAGGAGCGCAACACATGGGAGGCTGTGATGTAGAAGCAATTGCAACTGTGCAGACGCAGGAACTCGGCCAGAAGAGAACTCTTGCCGGATCCCACAGCGCCCACAAGGAGAGCATTCAAAGGCAAGCCACGTAGCTGTTCCTTATTGACGCTACTCAGTAGATTCTCCAGTGCCTGCAGAGGTGCCTCAAAGCCATGTGAATGGTAGTGCTTAAGCCTGGGTAATGCTGTGGGTGTCGCCAGACGCACATCCTCAATGTGCAGCTTCGTCTCGGGTTTCAGCTCAAAGCAATTGGTTTCTCTCAATCCAGGTACCTGACCACATATTTCGATGCTGGATATGCCCAGTGCCAGGAGGCGAGCATGCTGCACCTGACAGCCCTGGACCAGCTTCAGGTACCTCAGAAAGATGCGCACATCCTCGCGCAGATCCTCCAAAGAGAGTTGTGGACGCTGGAGCAGCTGCTCAGTGATGGTTACAATGCAAGAAACTTTCTCAATGTCAGCGCTCAATGTGAGGCATTCAAAGCGACTTAAACGCTGATTGTTGGCTGTAAATCCCGGCGAGGTCACAAGATTGTCCAGGAAGCAACAGGTTTCACTTCCCGCGCGTTGTGAAACACGACAAATGGAGTAGCTGCCATCCTCCAAGACACACCTGCACCACCCTTTCTTGACTTTCTCCTCATGATTGTCGGGGATATAACAACGTTGGGTTTCAAGCTCACTCTTATCCAGCAGGCTGAGCGGCAATATCAACAAATTGGAGCACATGCCGCAATAACATAAGAAACCTACAGTCGGTCAAGAAAAAGTGTTGACCAgctaaaataatgttaatttcatattgcgaaaaaaaaaaaattttggaattATGTTATAGTTGATTTTGGTTcttagaaaaagtaaaatcaaaatatactTTGGGTTGAACTATTttcttataatatataaaaatcttcgtcaaaacaattacttgactagcTGTATGATAATCGACAAAATCTCAACATTggcgcaatttttaaaaatataacaaataaacaacaaagacGCAGcacagtaaaaaaattaataattatattattaatatattttgcacTTAATA includes the following:
- the LOC117779474 gene encoding pre-mRNA-splicing factor CWC22 homolog isoform X2, which translates into the protein MPDSEPDSDSSNSSRSSNSSSSDSTSSGSGSASDAGSSSRPSEKEEATLERKSDESEATVKEATSNDTDEKKPSDADAKDEQQKQLQKPVDNNKKTASSAADTSELKEEAANAEKSVEREKEEVKKVEESNSVENKTQAELAEQEQPKKQQKDEQEQEQESTPVTTNGNVAPDATDAPVLAVNSPSNVEEGEITDEDDAAEESAAATGEETAANKDSKKEKEVKSPTEELTTKPPKIASEVRRRSHSRDEEKSRQRRRHSSRSRSRSRSPRNRRRRRTHTRSPRSRSVSPIRRRSSSLERRRVEREKRHEERAKQDEERQREREKRHQHRRRDEPPRKDREASPKTTSPAAENADNATVSEPTAKISERQRRTVDLLTSRTGGAYIPPAKLRMMQAEITDKASAAYQRIAWEALKKSIHGYINKVNVTNIAIITRELLRENIVRGRGLLCRSIIQAQAASPTFTHVYAALVAIINSKFPNIGELLLKRLVVQFRRAFRRNDKMVCMSATRFIGHLVNQRVAHEILALEMLTLLVEMPTDDSVEVAISFLKECGMKLTEVSSKGIGAIFEMLRNILHEGKLDRRVQYMIEVLFQVRKDGFKDHPAIVDDLELVEEDDQFTHLMMLDEATETEDILNAFKFDEDFAENEDKYKALSCEILGSDASGSGSGSSGSGSDSGSDSDGESGSGAEADAEKTTAGDIIDNTETNLIALRRTIYLTINSSLDYEECAHKLMKMQLKPGQEVELCHMFLDCCAEQRTYEKFYGLLAQRFCSINKIYIPPFEEIFKDTYQTTHRLDTNRLRNVSKFFAHLLFTDAISWDVLECIQLNEDDTTSSSRIFIKILFQELAEYMGLGKLNAKLKEDVLLDSLAGLFPKDNPRNTRFSINFFTSIGLGGLTDDLRRFLKNAPKAVPAINAEILASGNPFKDPSAADAAPDAKSSSSSSSSSSSSEEDNSSDEDSDSESSSSSESSEPARKKHSKKKKKPKKQRKAKKSKDKKKEKKSDKEKKKSDKEKEKEKKKAAEKKSKHKRKREESSSSSSSSSDEDSDGTCSSSGSSSSNSSDSDVPEPQAKIQRKENNNNSNTHKTKSRSKRLESDEFNLEGPIGSPPKRQQHNGHGGQGENERRREATPDERQLDREREREKERGRERERERRGRRAEHDDGRSKRGRESERENVRENERDKGRENQRDKGRDRDRDGEREKERDRDRERVRNRDREREREKERERERDRERNRERDSRNNARRERERRDSPRRHHHHRRSVSKERG
- the LOC117779474 gene encoding pre-mRNA-splicing factor CWC22 homolog isoform X1, which translates into the protein MPDSEPDSDSSNSSRSSNSSSSDSTSSGSGSASDAGSSSRPSEKEEATLERKSDESEATVKEATSNDTDEKKPSDADAKDEQQKQLQKPVDNNKKTASSAADTSELKEEAANAEKSVEREKEEVKKVEESNSVENKTQAELAEQEQPKKQQKDEQEQEQESTPVTTNGNVAPDATDAPVLAVNSPSNVEEGEITDKEDDAAEESAAATGEETAANKDSKKEKEVKSPTEELTTKPPKIASEVRRRSHSRDEEKSRQRRRHSSRSRSRSRSPRNRRRRRTHTRSPRSRSVSPIRRRSSSLERRRVEREKRHEERAKQDEERQREREKRHQHRRRDEPPRKDREASPKTTSPAAENADNATVSEPTAKISERQRRTVDLLTSRTGGAYIPPAKLRMMQAEITDKASAAYQRIAWEALKKSIHGYINKVNVTNIAIITRELLRENIVRGRGLLCRSIIQAQAASPTFTHVYAALVAIINSKFPNIGELLLKRLVVQFRRAFRRNDKMVCMSATRFIGHLVNQRVAHEILALEMLTLLVEMPTDDSVEVAISFLKECGMKLTEVSSKGIGAIFEMLRNILHEGKLDRRVQYMIEVLFQVRKDGFKDHPAIVDDLELVEEDDQFTHLMMLDEATETEDILNAFKFDEDFAENEDKYKALSCEILGSDASGSGSGSSGSGSDSGSDSDGESGSGAEADAEKTTAGDIIDNTETNLIALRRTIYLTINSSLDYEECAHKLMKMQLKPGQEVELCHMFLDCCAEQRTYEKFYGLLAQRFCSINKIYIPPFEEIFKDTYQTTHRLDTNRLRNVSKFFAHLLFTDAISWDVLECIQLNEDDTTSSSRIFIKILFQELAEYMGLGKLNAKLKEDVLLDSLAGLFPKDNPRNTRFSINFFTSIGLGGLTDDLRRFLKNAPKAVPAINAEILASGNPFKDPSAADAAPDAKSSSSSSSSSSSSEEDNSSDEDSDSESSSSSESSEPARKKHSKKKKKPKKQRKAKKSKDKKKEKKSDKEKKKSDKEKEKEKKKAAEKKSKHKRKREESSSSSSSSSDEDSDGTCSSSGSSSSNSSDSDVPEPQAKIQRKENNNNSNTHKTKSRSKRLESDEFNLEGPIGSPPKRQQHNGHGGQGENERRREATPDERQLDREREREKERGRERERERRGRRAEHDDGRSKRGRESERENVRENERDKGRENQRDKGRDRDRDGEREKERDRDRERVRNRDREREREKERERERDRERNRERDSRNNARRERERRDSPRRHHHHRRSVSKERG
- the LOC117779475 gene encoding spermatogenesis-associated protein 5-like protein 1; amino-acid sequence: MCSNLLILPLSLLDKSELETQRCYIPDNHEEKVKKGWCRCVLEDGSYSICRVSQRAGSETCCFLDNLVTSPGFTANNQRLSRFECLTLSADIEKVSCIVTITEQLLQRPQLSLEDLREDVRIFLRYLKLVQGCQVQHARLLALGISSIEICGQVPGLRETNCFELKPETKLHIEDVRLATPTALPRLKHYHSHGFEAPLQALENLLSSVNKEQLRGLPLNALLVGAVGSGKSSLLAEFLRLHSCNCFYITASHVLRSYPGETEQQLRTIFQSAHTFKERLRPKLPIVILLEDLELFCPASSSSTDTKNSGNALRISAQLYRLIDELPQRSRGILCLASSSSPDAVDSQARRAGRFGHEVSIEMSTEEQRRQFFAALWRDEQPQSEHLTPTLLDYVAQHTQGYVVGDLTLLLRQLQQKMLSRSSSSDDFESLLRQTLLQCQPSASRSTDVRVLKMTTGFEMIGGMESLKRTLQVAVLAALQHSEAHARFGLSLPRGVLLYGPPGCAKTTIAKCLAKEAHMTFIATSAAEVYSPYVGCAERFITQIFNTARKNAPCLIFLDEIDSLVGRRTVGNGTGGGSSVQLRILSTLLTEMDGIVSAGGQQQHILVVAATNRPDMIDDALLRPGRFDKLIHVPVPDLKSRLALLQLHGTRMPFDVNLQLEKIAERTERFSGADLCNLCNEAAIEAFQRDFNASQIELQDFDTVLARLKSSLSQNQIDSYYKFASRYL